The Pseudoalteromonas ruthenica genome has a window encoding:
- a CDS encoding FadR/GntR family transcriptional regulator: MAPLRKTSLSMQLADELGKAIISGHYNSAHALPTEAKLCEQYNISRTAVREAVKMLAAKGIISSRPRQGIRIEDADNWNLYDPQVLTWMLDSNPSLSILKEFLEMRLAIEPQAAALAAQRADSESIAKIEHAWKNMAASVDCDSNFHRYDIDFHLELLNASGNRFLRQLRDFTSTALNVSVRYTTPIKGDTHMVVEAHKNLFLAVANGEVDKARALSVSMIEEAIALIEQVNR, from the coding sequence ATGGCACCACTAAGAAAGACCAGTTTGTCCATGCAATTAGCCGATGAACTGGGAAAAGCAATAATATCTGGACACTACAATAGCGCCCACGCTTTGCCTACTGAAGCTAAACTATGTGAGCAATACAATATTAGTCGTACAGCCGTACGTGAAGCAGTAAAAATGCTGGCGGCAAAAGGAATAATCTCTTCTCGTCCACGCCAAGGAATACGCATAGAAGACGCTGATAACTGGAATCTTTACGACCCGCAGGTTCTTACTTGGATGCTAGACAGCAACCCTTCGTTATCGATACTCAAGGAGTTCTTGGAAATGAGGCTCGCTATTGAGCCACAAGCCGCAGCTTTAGCGGCTCAGCGTGCTGATAGTGAGTCTATCGCTAAAATAGAACACGCTTGGAAAAACATGGCAGCCTCTGTGGATTGCGACAGTAACTTTCATCGCTACGATATAGATTTTCACCTAGAGTTACTTAACGCAAGTGGCAACCGCTTTCTTCGTCAGCTCAGAGACTTTACCAGTACCGCACTTAATGTCAGTGTTCGTTACACTACACCGATTAAGGGCGACACGCATATGGTTGTTGAGGCGCACAAAAACCTCTTCCTTGCCGTTGCAAATGGCGAAGTCGACAAGGCAAGGGCTTTATCGGTGAGTATGATTGAAGAGGCGATTGCATTAATTGAACAAGTTAACAGGTAA
- a CDS encoding IS3 family transposase (programmed frameshift) has translation MKKSRYTESQIIAVLKEVDAGRKVEEVCRQHGISSATYYNWKSKYGGMEASDVKRLKELEEENAKLKKMFADVSLENHAIKELFRKKGLVTADKRECVSVMVGAGLSIVRACLFVGIGRSTFYRPERDWRKADAAVIDAINAELEKSPRAGFWKCFGRMRFKGFPFNHKRVYRVYCQMGLNLKRRTKRVLPKRIVQPLEVQEQANHQWALDFMHDTLYCGKRFRTLNVVDEGTRECLAIEVDTSLPASRVVRVLEQLKAERGLPNQLRVDNGPELISATLTDWCEANHIELMYIQPGKPQQNGFVERFNGSFRREFLDAYLFENLSQVRDMAWFWRLDYNEERTHESLGNLPPAAYRAKLEDSNLELCH, from the exons ATGAAAAAATCACGCTATACAGAATCTCAGATCATCGCAGTATTAAAAGAAGTCGATGCGGGTAGGAAGGTTGAGGAAGTGTGCCGTCAGCACGGTATCAGTAGTGCAACCTATTACAACTGGAAGTCCAAATACGGTGGGATGGAAGCCTCTGACGTCAAACGGTTGAAGGAGCTTGAAGAGGAAAATGCCAAGCTTAAAAAGATGTTTGCAGATGTTAGTTTGGAAAATCATGCGATTAAGGAGCTTT TTCGCAAAAAAGGGTTGGTGACAGCGGATAAACGAGAATGCGTCAGCGTAATGGTTGGTGCGGGGCTAAGTATCGTAAGGGCTTGTCTGTTTGTTGGCATTGGCCGTTCGACCTTTTATCGCCCTGAACGAGACTGGCGTAAAGCAGATGCTGCTGTCATTGATGCTATCAATGCCGAGCTTGAGAAGTCGCCACGAGCAGGCTTCTGGAAGTGTTTTGGCCGAATGCGCTTCAAAGGCTTTCCCTTCAACCATAAGCGCGTTTATCGCGTGTATTGCCAGATGGGGCTGAACCTAAAACGAAGAACGAAACGTGTGCTACCCAAGCGAATTGTTCAGCCCTTAGAAGTGCAGGAGCAAGCCAATCACCAATGGGCGCTCGATTTTATGCATGACACATTGTATTGCGGTAAACGATTCAGAACGTTAAATGTGGTGGACGAAGGAACGCGAGAGTGCCTTGCAATTGAAGTGGATACCTCGTTGCCCGCTAGCCGTGTCGTACGCGTGTTAGAGCAGCTTAAGGCTGAGCGCGGATTACCGAATCAGCTGCGCGTAGATAATGGCCCAGAGTTAATATCGGCCACCCTGACTGATTGGTGCGAGGCCAATCACATTGAGCTGATGTATATCCAGCCTGGCAAGCCGCAGCAAAATGGCTTTGTTGAACGCTTTAACGGTTCATTCCGCAGAGAGTTTCTTGATGCCTACTTGTTTGAGAATCTCAGCCAAGTGCGAGATATGGCTTGGTTCTGGCGATTGGATTATAACGAAGAAAGAACCCATGAAAGTCTCGGAAACCTGCCACCGGCTGCTTACCGAGCAAAACTGGAAGATTCTAATTTAGAACTGTGTCATTAA
- a CDS encoding D-amino acid aminotransferase yields MSLVYLNGDYMPPEQAKISPMDRGFLFGDGIYEVVPAYHGKMLGFDAHIQRMQSGLAAIDIELDYTAQQWRQICDTLIAKNPGPNQGIYLHVSRGADSKRNHAYPQGITPTVFAFCFELPGEPVCDPELATSYHVSLEQDKRWQRCNIKSTALLGNVMHYQSGAAAGNKETILFNSDEHITEASSSNVFIVKDGVISTPPLDHQILPGITRWLILTILAEHSDFAVQQRVISKAELLNADEVWITSATKEVGPVVKVADQVIGSGQPGPVWQQVQSLFSQHKFDY; encoded by the coding sequence ATGAGCCTTGTGTATTTAAATGGCGATTACATGCCACCAGAGCAGGCTAAAATCTCACCGATGGATCGCGGTTTTTTATTTGGTGACGGCATTTATGAGGTGGTGCCCGCCTACCACGGTAAGATGCTCGGGTTTGATGCCCATATCCAACGCATGCAATCGGGGTTAGCGGCCATTGATATTGAGCTTGACTACACGGCGCAGCAATGGCGGCAAATCTGTGACACCTTGATTGCCAAGAACCCGGGCCCAAACCAAGGTATCTATCTGCATGTTAGCCGTGGGGCCGATAGCAAACGCAACCACGCTTACCCGCAAGGTATCACGCCCACGGTTTTCGCCTTTTGTTTTGAGCTGCCCGGCGAGCCGGTTTGCGATCCGGAGTTAGCCACCAGCTACCATGTTTCCCTCGAGCAAGATAAACGTTGGCAACGCTGTAACATTAAGTCCACCGCCCTGCTTGGCAATGTGATGCATTATCAAAGCGGCGCGGCGGCAGGTAACAAAGAAACCATCTTATTCAATAGTGATGAGCACATTACCGAAGCAAGCTCCAGCAATGTGTTTATCGTCAAAGATGGCGTGATCAGCACCCCGCCGTTAGATCACCAGATTCTTCCTGGGATCACCCGCTGGCTGATCCTCACCATTTTAGCCGAGCACAGCGACTTTGCCGTGCAACAACGCGTGATCAGCAAAGCGGAATTACTTAACGCCGATGAAGTATGGATCACCTCGGCAACCAAAGAAGTCGGTCCGGTGGTTAAAGTCGCCGATCAAGTCATTGGCAGCGGCCAACCCGGCCCGGTATGGCAACAAGTGCAAAGCCTGTTTAGCCAACATAAGTTCGACTACTAA
- a CDS encoding DUF4392 domain-containing protein, with product MAQNLRGMAQVQKALQPGYVYRAAKHLFAAQEQILIATGFPVAGTFETDGPVGAMALYQALNTLGKEVKLICADPLYRKIAEDYNCMPLPLNDVVGAHQQAQAYYHHHRVSCVLAIERPGLNAQGRYTNMRGEDISSGCASFDPYMTLAPCPTLAIGDGGNEIGMGKVSEALEQLAITPSVTSCDELVVADVSNWGAYGLIAFLGLWQQQDLLGDIDSPALLRYCSELGSVDGVTLRNELTEDSLDASHGQGIINQLRQLTGFLPQENEETP from the coding sequence GTGGCGCAGAATTTACGTGGCATGGCGCAGGTACAAAAGGCGCTGCAACCCGGCTATGTCTATCGCGCCGCGAAGCACTTATTTGCGGCCCAAGAGCAAATTTTAATTGCTACAGGCTTCCCCGTAGCGGGGACTTTTGAAACCGATGGCCCGGTCGGCGCAATGGCGCTATATCAGGCGCTAAACACACTCGGCAAAGAAGTTAAATTAATCTGCGCAGATCCGCTATACCGGAAAATAGCCGAGGATTATAACTGTATGCCGCTGCCTTTAAATGATGTCGTAGGCGCTCATCAACAAGCCCAGGCCTACTACCACCATCACCGGGTCAGCTGTGTGCTCGCCATCGAGCGTCCTGGGCTCAACGCGCAAGGACGCTACACCAATATGCGCGGTGAAGATATTAGCTCCGGCTGCGCCAGCTTTGACCCCTATATGACGTTGGCCCCGTGTCCAACCTTGGCCATTGGCGATGGCGGCAATGAAATTGGCATGGGTAAGGTAAGCGAAGCCCTTGAACAACTCGCAATTACCCCCAGCGTCACCAGTTGTGATGAGTTGGTTGTGGCCGACGTGTCGAACTGGGGCGCATATGGCTTAATTGCTTTTCTGGGGTTGTGGCAGCAACAAGACCTGTTAGGTGATATTGATAGCCCGGCGTTATTGCGCTACTGCAGCGAGCTTGGCAGTGTCGATGGCGTCACTTTACGCAATGAGCTGACCGAAGACAGTCTCGATGCCAGCCACGGCCAAGGTATCATCAACCAATTACGACAGTTAACGGGCTTTTTGCCCCAAGAGAATGAGGAAACCCCATGA
- a CDS encoding 5-oxoprolinase subunit PxpA: MLLNCDLGESFGNWRMGEDALAMPHIDLANIACGFHGGDPQVMARTLALAKHHQVSIGAHPSYPDRQGFGRRSMALSADELCSDLHYQIAALEGMARVQGLTLRYVKPHGALYNDMMRDNAILANVMQAIADYPSELQLMLLATGQRQQHELMAQQHGLSLLFEAFADRRYTDQGTLTPRSQSGSVLDKQAMLEQVQLLVAEAKVITDSGQSLALNADTLCVHGDNLEAVNAIKEIRALCAR, translated from the coding sequence ATGCTATTGAATTGCGACTTAGGTGAAAGCTTTGGCAACTGGCGTATGGGTGAGGATGCCTTAGCCATGCCCCATATTGATTTAGCCAATATCGCCTGCGGCTTTCATGGCGGCGATCCTCAGGTAATGGCCCGCACCTTAGCACTGGCCAAACACCATCAGGTAAGTATTGGCGCACACCCCAGCTACCCTGACCGCCAAGGCTTTGGGCGACGCTCCATGGCGCTCAGTGCCGACGAACTGTGTAGCGATTTACATTATCAAATCGCCGCTTTAGAGGGCATGGCCAGGGTGCAAGGGTTAACGCTGCGCTATGTGAAGCCGCATGGCGCCTTATACAACGATATGATGCGTGATAACGCTATTCTCGCCAACGTGATGCAGGCCATCGCCGACTATCCGAGCGAGTTGCAACTGATGTTGCTGGCCACCGGGCAGCGCCAACAACATGAATTAATGGCGCAGCAGCACGGCCTGTCATTATTATTTGAAGCCTTTGCCGACCGCCGCTACACCGATCAAGGCACCCTTACCCCACGCTCACAATCAGGCAGTGTGCTGGATAAACAAGCTATGCTTGAGCAAGTTCAATTATTGGTGGCCGAGGCCAAAGTCATCACCGACAGTGGCCAAAGCCTCGCGCTCAATGCCGATACCTTGTGTGTTCATGGCGATAATCTCGAAGCCGTCAATGCCATCAAAGAGATCCGTGCGCTGTGTGCCCGCTAA
- a CDS encoding putative hydro-lyase, with the protein MDANASLKTPADIRRLIRDGHYSGHTSGFAPGYVQANVVILPKKYAYDFLGFCQNNPRACPLLGHTEAGATELPRLAQDLDIRTDIPKYRVYELGQKVSEQTEISSLWRKDLVTFLIGCSFSFEEALLADGIEVRNITENCNVPMYVTNQACHRSGVFGGNMVVSMRPMTPKDAIRAIQICSRFPSVHGAPVHFGDPQAIGINDIKRPNFGDAVTIKPGEVPVFWPCGVTPQVAIATARPDFCITHSPGHMLILDIKNTALSSF; encoded by the coding sequence ATGGACGCAAACGCCTCTTTAAAAACACCTGCGGACATCCGCCGGTTGATACGCGATGGTCATTATTCAGGGCATACCTCTGGGTTTGCCCCCGGTTATGTGCAAGCAAATGTGGTGATCTTGCCTAAAAAGTATGCCTATGATTTTTTGGGCTTTTGTCAAAATAACCCACGCGCCTGTCCGTTACTCGGTCACACAGAAGCGGGCGCCACCGAGCTACCGCGTTTAGCGCAGGATCTGGACATTCGCACCGACATTCCCAAATATCGGGTGTATGAGCTAGGACAAAAAGTCAGTGAGCAAACCGAGATCTCCTCGCTGTGGCGCAAGGACTTAGTGACCTTTCTGATCGGCTGCTCATTTTCTTTTGAAGAGGCGTTATTGGCCGATGGCATTGAAGTGCGTAATATCACCGAAAACTGCAATGTTCCCATGTATGTGACCAATCAAGCCTGTCACCGCAGCGGCGTTTTTGGCGGCAACATGGTGGTGAGTATGCGGCCCATGACCCCTAAAGATGCCATTCGCGCCATTCAAATATGCAGCCGCTTTCCTAGTGTGCATGGCGCACCGGTGCATTTTGGCGATCCTCAGGCCATTGGCATTAACGATATTAAGCGGCCCAACTTTGGTGATGCGGTGACCATAAAACCAGGCGAGGTGCCGGTTTTCTGGCCATGTGGGGTGACGCCGCAGGTGGCCATTGCCACTGCTCGCCCGGATTTTTGCATCACCCATAGCCCCGGGCATATGCTGATTTTAGATATTAAAAACACCGCACTATCGAGCTTTTAG